The following coding sequences lie in one Halogeometricum rufum genomic window:
- the tatC gene encoding twin-arginine translocase subunit TatC, with the protein MADDSESDRPSSDADESERVPSDDAETTESSDTPTEDASAPSDDTDSDASAVDDDADDGGDADADDGGDADADDGGDADADDTDADDTADGPADEGDSDAGTDGDDTGADGDDTGIDEDTGIDEDTGTDDDIETDGDDDTETTPPESEPDSADDRPDVAATAEGRPGAETDPEDVDDPVDDVTMEREGLVEPPDESSTDADADDASDSDDSDASTDADDSDAEDLWPEDHAPPEPKTADELRYGGDENGEAVADTDGGAPTVTGGPTPDLGDDELDDGMFGDGPETDQEMPLADHIEEMVNRLAVVFLVGGLVTLVLYPGADLANQAMNLNLVSSTDVINFLWNKHIPGAPEIAERRPRVYGPLELVLTELKVAGLAGLVVGLPVFVYQTYLFMRPGLFPRERRYYLAAVPTSLVLAFVGIAFAHFVVLPAIFAYFTSYTQGTAVIAFGLKETFNLILILMGYNAIIFQIPLFIMLAIMMNLVTREWLVARRLIFWASFLGLAFFVSPDPTGMAPIIIAATMITLFEGTLFLLRWTGN; encoded by the coding sequence ATGGCCGACGATTCGGAGTCCGACCGTCCGTCATCGGACGCCGACGAGTCCGAGCGCGTCCCCTCGGACGACGCCGAGACGACCGAATCGTCCGACACGCCGACCGAGGACGCGTCTGCGCCGTCGGACGACACCGACAGCGACGCCTCCGCGGTCGACGACGACGCGGACGATGGGGGCGACGCCGATGCGGACGATGGGGGCGACGCCGATGCGGACGATGGGGGCGACGCCGATGCGGACGACACCGACGCGGACGACACCGCCGACGGACCCGCGGACGAAGGCGATAGCGACGCCGGCACCGACGGCGACGATACTGGCGCAGACGGCGACGATACCGGCATAGACGAGGATACCGGCATAGACGAGGATACCGGCACAGACGACGATATTGAGACGGACGGCGACGACGATACCGAGACGACGCCGCCGGAGTCGGAGCCGGACTCGGCCGACGACCGGCCGGACGTCGCCGCCACCGCCGAGGGCCGCCCCGGCGCGGAGACCGACCCGGAGGACGTGGACGACCCCGTAGACGACGTGACGATGGAACGCGAGGGACTCGTCGAACCGCCGGACGAGTCGTCGACCGACGCCGACGCTGACGACGCCAGCGATTCCGACGACTCCGACGCGTCGACCGACGCCGACGACTCCGACGCGGAGGACCTCTGGCCCGAGGACCACGCACCGCCGGAACCGAAGACGGCGGACGAACTCCGGTACGGCGGGGACGAGAACGGCGAGGCCGTCGCCGACACCGACGGCGGCGCGCCCACCGTCACCGGCGGGCCGACACCCGACCTCGGGGACGACGAACTCGACGACGGGATGTTCGGGGACGGCCCGGAGACCGACCAGGAGATGCCGCTGGCCGACCACATCGAGGAGATGGTCAACCGGCTGGCGGTGGTGTTCCTCGTCGGCGGCCTCGTCACGCTGGTTCTGTACCCCGGCGCCGACCTGGCGAATCAGGCGATGAACCTGAACCTCGTCAGTTCGACGGACGTCATCAACTTCCTCTGGAACAAGCACATCCCCGGCGCGCCGGAGATTGCCGAACGTCGCCCGCGCGTCTACGGTCCGCTCGAACTCGTCCTGACGGAACTGAAGGTGGCCGGACTGGCGGGCCTCGTCGTCGGCCTCCCGGTGTTCGTCTACCAGACGTACCTGTTCATGCGCCCCGGTCTGTTCCCGCGGGAGCGACGCTACTACCTCGCCGCGGTGCCGACGAGCCTCGTCCTCGCGTTCGTCGGCATCGCCTTCGCGCACTTCGTCGTCCTCCCGGCCATCTTCGCGTACTTCACGTCCTACACGCAGGGGACGGCGGTCATCGCGTTCGGCCTGAAGGAGACGTTCAACCTCATCCTCATCCTGATGGGCTACAACGCCATCATCTTCCAGATTCCGCTGTTCATCATGCTCGCCATCATGATGAACCTCGTCACCCGCGAGTGGCTGGTGGCCCGCCGGCTCATCTTCTGGGCCTCCTTCCTCGGGCTTGCGTTCTTCGTCAGCCCCGACCCCACTGGGATGGCCCCCATCATCATCGCCGCGACGATGATAACGCTGTTCGAGGGGACGCTGTTCCTCCTGCGGTGGACCGGGAACTGA
- a CDS encoding carbohydrate ABC transporter permease, whose amino-acid sequence MSRNVLRRGVRNAIEHPRVVYRLLFAVLVAFVLLLFGFPLYWLLVLAVTPPAAVDGLGLFPETVTASNFVAVVAFTSFGRHLLNGLVVATLSTAVVLVVGSLAGYAFGRLSFPGRRPLLLVFLVVAYTPPAAFLVPLFRLFTGVSVPLGPVTLTTPTLYNTPGAVVLPTSMLTLPLAIYVLTVFFAQIPDELEAAARVEGATRLGALRRVVLPLARPGVAAAGVLTFVQVYNEFFFSYLMTDGDPRHWAPLAPFVYGLRYSEATLGAAAAVLGLAPVAVVLLVANDSLVEGVAATVPVER is encoded by the coding sequence GTGAGCCGAAACGTCCTCCGACGCGGCGTCCGCAACGCCATCGAGCATCCGCGCGTCGTCTACCGCCTCCTGTTCGCCGTCCTCGTCGCGTTCGTCCTCCTCCTGTTCGGCTTCCCCCTCTACTGGCTGCTCGTCCTCGCGGTGACGCCGCCGGCGGCCGTCGACGGACTCGGCCTGTTCCCCGAGACGGTGACCGCATCGAACTTCGTCGCCGTCGTCGCGTTCACCTCGTTCGGCCGTCACCTGCTCAACGGCCTCGTCGTCGCCACGCTCAGCACCGCCGTCGTCCTCGTCGTCGGGTCGCTCGCGGGGTACGCGTTCGGCCGCCTGTCGTTCCCCGGCCGCAGGCCCCTGCTCCTCGTCTTCCTCGTCGTCGCGTACACGCCGCCCGCGGCGTTTCTGGTGCCGCTGTTCCGACTGTTCACCGGCGTCTCGGTTCCGCTCGGACCGGTGACGCTGACGACGCCGACGCTCTACAACACGCCGGGGGCCGTCGTCCTCCCCACGTCGATGCTGACGCTCCCGCTGGCAATCTACGTGCTGACGGTGTTCTTCGCGCAGATACCCGACGAGTTGGAGGCCGCGGCGCGCGTCGAGGGCGCGACCAGACTGGGAGCGCTCAGGCGCGTCGTCCTCCCCCTCGCCCGGCCGGGTGTCGCCGCCGCGGGCGTCCTCACGTTCGTGCAGGTGTACAACGAGTTCTTCTTCTCGTACCTCATGACCGACGGCGACCCCAGACACTGGGCACCGCTGGCCCCGTTCGTCTACGGCCTGCGGTACTCGGAGGCGACGCTCGGAGCGGCCGCCGCCGTCCTCGGACTGGCACCCGTCGCGGTGGTCCTCCTCGTCGCGAACGACTCGCTCGTGGAGGGCGTCGCGGCCACCGTTCCGGTCGAGCGGTGA
- a CDS encoding SRPBCC domain-containing protein: MREIRTAIDIDATPERVWEVLTDFEDYGAWNPFARITGQPNVGARPHVRLTPPNGRGMSFRPRVTAADPNREFRWRGHLFVPGLFDGDHRFELEPLDGGAGTRFVHSEAFTGVLAGLLFRFVGDDTEAGFVAMNEALKRRAEEASAETGADPAPNLSAE, from the coding sequence ATGAGAGAGATTCGGACGGCCATCGACATCGACGCGACGCCCGAACGCGTGTGGGAGGTCCTCACCGACTTCGAGGACTACGGGGCGTGGAACCCGTTCGCGCGCATCACCGGCCAGCCGAACGTCGGGGCGCGCCCGCACGTGCGACTGACGCCGCCGAACGGCCGCGGGATGAGCTTCCGGCCCAGAGTGACCGCCGCGGACCCGAACCGCGAGTTCCGCTGGCGCGGTCACCTGTTCGTCCCCGGTCTGTTCGACGGCGACCACCGGTTCGAACTGGAACCCCTCGACGGCGGGGCGGGAACGCGCTTCGTCCACTCGGAGGCGTTCACGGGCGTCCTCGCCGGACTGCTGTTCCGGTTCGTCGGCGACGACACGGAGGCGGGCTTCGTCGCCATGAACGAGGCGCTGAAGCGTCGCGCTGAGGAGGCGTCCGCCGAAACCGGGGCCGACCCGGCACCGAACCTATCGGCGGAGTGA
- the larE gene encoding ATP-dependent sacrificial sulfur transferase LarE: MPDADTPADTDPTLTEKAAAARASLGERDGVLVAFSGGVDSAVVAALAHDAIGDDAVACTAKSETLPAEELDDARRVADEIGIRHEVVEFSELDNPDFVENDGDRCYHCRTMRLGRMYDAARDRGIETVCDGTNASDPGEGHRPGLRAVEELEVLSPLLAHDIDKEEVRAIADDYGLSVADKPSMACLSSRIPTGIEVTEERLTRVERAERVVRQWGFSQFRVRDHDGLARIEVAAEELETALNPDFVAAVREELSDLGFDHVTLDLHGYQTGSVSPAADEADDEPVVEDVFATDYPTK, from the coding sequence ATGCCCGACGCGGACACGCCGGCCGACACCGACCCGACGCTCACCGAGAAGGCCGCGGCGGCGCGCGCGTCGCTCGGAGAGCGGGACGGGGTGCTCGTCGCGTTCTCCGGCGGCGTCGACTCCGCCGTCGTCGCCGCCCTCGCCCACGACGCCATCGGCGACGACGCCGTCGCGTGCACGGCCAAGTCAGAGACGCTCCCCGCCGAGGAGTTGGACGACGCTCGCCGCGTCGCCGACGAAATCGGCATCCGTCACGAAGTCGTGGAGTTCTCCGAACTCGACAACCCCGACTTCGTCGAGAACGACGGCGACCGGTGTTACCACTGCCGGACGATGCGCCTCGGTCGGATGTACGACGCCGCCCGCGACCGCGGCATCGAGACGGTGTGCGACGGGACGAACGCCTCCGACCCCGGCGAGGGCCACCGGCCCGGACTGCGCGCCGTCGAGGAGCTAGAGGTGCTCTCGCCGCTTCTCGCGCACGACATCGACAAGGAGGAGGTGCGCGCCATCGCCGACGACTACGGACTCTCGGTCGCCGACAAGCCGTCGATGGCCTGTCTCTCCTCGCGCATCCCGACCGGCATCGAGGTGACCGAGGAACGCCTGACGCGCGTCGAGAGGGCCGAACGCGTCGTCCGCCAGTGGGGGTTCTCGCAGTTCCGCGTCCGCGACCACGACGGACTCGCCCGCATCGAAGTCGCCGCCGAGGAGTTGGAGACGGCGCTGAACCCCGACTTCGTCGCCGCCGTCCGCGAGGAACTGTCCGACCTCGGCTTCGACCACGTCACCCTCGACCTGCACGGCTACCAGACCGGCAGCGTCAGTCCGGCGGCCGACGAGGCCGACGACGAACCCGTCGTCGAGGACGTGTTCGCCACCGACTACCCGACGAAGTAG
- a CDS encoding ferredoxin--NADP reductase: MPTDPSIESDAEAAEIENHDATVVDVTTMDEDRTDEIEAAVDTHREAIRERLDIEETLGPLGESGDAWDRVTAELSAQGEEELSGKLEALKKRLERPYPSLVSIRFEIGSAADDPDDTSFEFVPGQYVRISYQDEEPRVYSIASSPNRDGVELCIRRVPGGELTPDLCERVQPGDDLFVRGPYGDELMLSEPSDRDLVFVATGTGVAPFKSMIDYVFEEGMDECDGERRDVWLFLGSSWEDHLPYREAFRARDDERDNFHFVPTLSRENYLTDWTGETDYVQFCLLKYLDSEATDLDALPDEFADYVDEDPVGDVDARIDPDAMEVYVCGIGAMCDRVTNVVESVGVREEYLDVESYG, translated from the coding sequence ATGCCGACGGACCCTTCCATCGAGTCGGACGCCGAGGCGGCGGAGATAGAGAACCACGACGCCACCGTCGTCGACGTGACGACGATGGACGAGGACCGCACGGACGAGATAGAGGCGGCGGTCGACACCCACCGCGAGGCGATACGCGAGCGACTCGACATCGAGGAGACGCTCGGTCCTCTCGGCGAGAGCGGCGACGCGTGGGACCGCGTGACCGCCGAACTGTCGGCACAGGGCGAGGAGGAACTCAGCGGGAAGCTGGAGGCGCTGAAGAAACGGCTGGAGCGGCCGTACCCGTCGCTCGTGAGCATCAGATTCGAGATCGGGTCGGCGGCCGACGACCCCGACGACACCTCTTTCGAGTTCGTCCCCGGCCAGTACGTGCGAATCAGCTACCAGGACGAGGAACCGCGCGTCTACTCCATCGCCAGTTCCCCCAACCGCGACGGCGTCGAACTCTGCATCCGGCGGGTGCCGGGCGGCGAACTCACGCCGGACCTGTGCGAACGGGTCCAACCGGGCGACGACCTGTTCGTCCGCGGCCCGTACGGCGACGAACTCATGCTCTCGGAACCGTCCGACCGCGACCTGGTGTTCGTGGCGACGGGCACCGGCGTCGCGCCGTTCAAGAGCATGATAGACTACGTCTTCGAGGAGGGGATGGACGAGTGCGACGGCGAGCGCCGGGACGTCTGGCTGTTTCTGGGCTCCTCGTGGGAGGACCACCTCCCCTATCGGGAGGCGTTCCGCGCCCGCGACGACGAACGCGACAACTTCCACTTCGTCCCCACCCTGAGCCGCGAGAACTACCTCACCGACTGGACCGGCGAGACCGACTACGTGCAGTTCTGCCTCCTCAAGTACCTCGACAGCGAGGCGACGGACCTCGACGCCCTCCCCGACGAGTTCGCCGACTACGTGGACGAAGACCCCGTGGGCGACGTCGACGCCCGCATCGACCCCGACGCGATGGAGGTGTACGTCTGCGGCATCGGCGCGATGTGCGACCGGGTGACGAACGTCGTCGAGTCCGTCGGCGTCCGCGAGGAGTACCTCGACGTGGAGAGCTACGGCTAA
- a CDS encoding MutS-related protein, with protein sequence MEFEAIPGVGEKTAEALSQLDDAERALADGDVAALARAPGLTEGRAAAIARGAIRRRHDDDGDFLATDRAREVYRDVLSLLRERTVTAYAEKRLETFYPTASASRIEEVRAFAEAAVERDPDPAVLDALDGVASLEPAAGIRVRERCLATADAERYAAAKEAFPELSVEVVEDARGLSELARSYATVVALDEAFAGVDVEGDVRVRPDAADHPDEIVPERVLAFFAQNRERIRAAADVHEAAGLDAPCDLDHLRDALSRLDDDGTIVGDEELDRLTNAVDDVDAAVSTAESVANDHLRDAIRERDVTIEGTDFLSLVEQGARVDSLLSRELEDQYADAVATAREHLVESLSLRPEEADVATRVFSDDPSFPVDYDEELLSRLRAELKAGRDRRAVRLKRELAADLSALRDPVGEMVSDALELDVELAVSRFARDFDCSFPTFVADGGAATTDGGARDGDGGARGDGAGGGFAVEAGRSPLLDVPFEAADPVDYAVSGVTLLSGVNSGGKTSTLDLVALVVVLAQMGLPVPADRVELERFSELHYYAKSQGTLDAGAFESTLRDFRELVDGESNRLVLVDELESITEPGASAKIIAGILEALDDQSATAVFVSHLASEIREAAGFDVAVDGIEAVGLADGELVVNRSPVKDHLARSTPELIVEKLAGEDGSGFYDRLLEKF encoded by the coding sequence ATGGAGTTCGAGGCTATCCCGGGCGTCGGGGAGAAGACGGCCGAAGCGCTGTCCCAACTCGACGACGCCGAACGGGCGTTGGCCGACGGGGACGTGGCCGCTCTCGCCCGCGCCCCGGGCCTCACGGAGGGGCGCGCGGCCGCCATCGCGCGCGGGGCCATCCGCCGCAGGCACGACGACGACGGCGACTTCCTCGCCACGGACCGCGCCCGCGAGGTGTACCGCGACGTGCTCTCGTTGCTCCGCGAGCGAACCGTCACCGCCTACGCCGAGAAGCGACTGGAGACGTTCTACCCCACGGCCTCGGCGTCGCGCATCGAGGAGGTGCGCGCGTTCGCGGAGGCGGCCGTCGAACGCGACCCGGACCCGGCCGTCCTCGACGCACTCGACGGCGTGGCGTCGTTGGAACCCGCCGCGGGCATCCGCGTCCGCGAGCGCTGTCTCGCGACCGCCGACGCCGAACGCTACGCCGCCGCCAAGGAGGCGTTCCCCGAACTGTCGGTCGAAGTCGTCGAGGACGCCCGCGGCCTCTCGGAACTCGCTCGCTCGTACGCCACCGTCGTCGCCCTCGACGAGGCGTTCGCGGGCGTGGACGTGGAGGGCGACGTGCGCGTGCGCCCCGACGCCGCCGACCACCCCGACGAGATAGTGCCGGAGCGAGTGCTGGCGTTCTTCGCGCAGAACCGCGAGCGAATCCGCGCCGCCGCGGACGTGCACGAGGCCGCCGGACTGGACGCGCCGTGTGACCTCGACCACCTCCGCGACGCCCTCTCGCGACTGGACGACGACGGCACCATCGTCGGCGACGAGGAACTGGACCGCCTGACGAACGCCGTCGACGACGTCGACGCCGCCGTCTCGACGGCCGAATCCGTCGCCAACGACCACCTCCGCGACGCCATCCGCGAACGCGACGTGACCATCGAGGGGACGGACTTCCTCTCGCTGGTCGAACAGGGCGCCCGCGTGGACTCGCTGCTGTCGCGGGAACTCGAAGACCAGTACGCCGACGCCGTCGCCACCGCCCGAGAGCATCTGGTCGAGTCGCTGTCGCTCCGCCCCGAGGAGGCGGACGTCGCCACGCGCGTCTTCTCGGACGACCCGTCGTTCCCCGTCGACTACGACGAGGAACTCCTCTCGCGCCTCCGCGCGGAACTGAAAGCCGGGCGCGACCGACGCGCCGTCCGACTGAAGCGCGAACTGGCCGCGGACCTCTCCGCCCTCCGCGACCCGGTCGGCGAGATGGTCTCGGACGCCCTCGAACTGGACGTGGAACTTGCCGTCTCGCGGTTCGCCCGCGACTTCGACTGCTCGTTCCCGACGTTCGTCGCGGACGGCGGCGCGGCGACGACGGACGGCGGTGCGCGCGACGGCGATGGCGGTGCGCGCGGCGACGGCGCGGGCGGCGGGTTCGCCGTCGAGGCCGGGCGGTCCCCCCTGCTCGACGTGCCGTTCGAGGCGGCCGACCCGGTGGACTACGCCGTCTCGGGCGTCACCCTCCTCTCGGGCGTCAACTCCGGCGGGAAGACGTCGACGCTCGACCTGGTGGCTCTCGTCGTCGTCCTCGCGCAGATGGGCCTGCCCGTCCCCGCAGACCGCGTCGAACTCGAACGCTTCTCGGAACTGCACTACTACGCGAAGTCGCAAGGGACGCTGGACGCGGGGGCGTTCGAGAGCACCCTGCGGGACTTCCGCGAACTCGTCGACGGCGAGTCGAACCGTCTGGTCCTCGTGGACGAACTGGAGAGCATCACCGAACCCGGCGCGTCGGCGAAAATAATCGCCGGCATCCTCGAAGCCCTCGACGACCAGTCGGCGACGGCGGTGTTCGTCTCCCACCTCGCCAGCGAGATACGCGAGGCGGCCGGGTTCGACGTCGCCGTCGACGGCATCGAGGCGGTCGGACTGGCCGACGGCGAACTCGTCGTGAACCGCTCGCCCGTCAAGGACCACCTCGCGCGTTCGACGCCGGAACTCATCGTGGAGAAACTCGCGGGCGAGGACGGGTCGGGGTTCTACGACCGACTGCTGGAGAAGTTCTGA